Proteins encoded within one genomic window of Esox lucius isolate fEsoLuc1 chromosome 12, fEsoLuc1.pri, whole genome shotgun sequence:
- the acvr1ba gene encoding activin A receptor type 1Ba translates to MALKRIFPTLLALLGLVVISDALRCNCTNCEKSGFECETDGACMASTSFIQGREQHIRICITSDHLVPPGQPFYCRSAEGLLNTHCCYTDYCNSVDLKVPSPKPGDPGWVGSGGPWGPVELVAVIAGPVFLLCMLLMVGVFLFQHHQRAYSHRQRLEVEDPSCEHLYLAKDKTLQDLLYDMSTSGSGSGLPLFVQRTVARTIVLQEIIGKGRFGEVWRGKWRGGDVAVKIFSSREERSWFREAEIYQTIMLRHENILGFIAADNKDNGTWTQLWLVSDYHEHGSLFDYLNHYSVTIEGMIKLALSAASGLAHLHMEILGTQGKPGIAHRDLKSKNILVKKNGMCAIADLGLAVRHESITDTIDIAPNQRVGTKRYMAPEVLDETINMKHFDSFKCADIYALGLVYWEIARRANTGGIHEEYQLPYFDLVPSDPSIEEMRKVVCDQRLRPNVPNWWQSYESLRVMGKIMRECWYSNGAARLTALRIKKTLSQLSVEEDIKM, encoded by the exons ATGGCTTTAAAACGAATATTTCCCACTTTACTGGCCCTGCTTGGGTTAGTAGTAATCAGCGACG CCCTGCGCTGCAACTGCACCAACTGTGAGAAGTCTGGTTTTGAGTGCGAGACGGACGGCGCGTGCATGgcctccacctccttcatccAGGGCCGAGAACAGCACATCCGGATCTGCATCACCAGTGACCACCTGGTGCCCCCGGGCCAGCCCTTCTACTGTCGGAGTGCCGAGGGCCTGCTCAACACACACTGCTGCTACACAGACTACTGCAACAGTGTGGACCTCAAGGTCCCCTCGC CAAAGCCAGGGGACCCGGGCTGGGTCGGCTCGGGGGGGCCCTGGGGGCCGGTGGAGCTGGTGGCTGTGATCGCTGGGCCCGTCTTCCTGCTGTGCATGCTGCTGATGGTCGGGGTGTTCCTGTTCCAGCACCATCAGAGAGCTTACAG CCACAGGCAGAGGTTGGAGGTGGAGGACCCCTCCTGTGAACACCTCTACCTGGCTAAGGACAAGACTCTGCAGGATCTCCTTTATGACATGTCCACATCGGGGTCTGGCTCTG GCCTGCCCCTGTTTGTGCAGCGTACGGTAGCCAGGACCATTGTCCTACAGGAGATCATCGGTAAAGGGCGTTTTGGGGAGGTGTGGCGGGGGAAGTGGCGTGGTGGCGACGTGGCGGTGAAGATCTTCTCGTCCCGGGAGGAGCGCTCCTGGTTCAGAGAGGCGGAGATATACCAGACCATCATGCTACGCCATGAGAACATCCTGGGGTTCATCGCCGCCGACAACAAAG atAACGGGACGTGGACCCAGCTGTGGCTCGTGTCAGACTACCACGAGCACGGCTCTCTGTTTGACTACCTGAACCACTACTCCGTGACCATCGAGGGCATGATCAAACTGGCCTTGTCTGCTGCCAGCGGCTTGGCACATCTACACATGGAGATTCTGGGCACCCAGG GTAAGCCCGGCATCGCCCACCGGGACCTGAAGTCCAAGAACATTCTGGTGAAGAAGAACGGAATGTGTGCCATTGCTGACCTAGGTCTGGCCGTACGACACGAGTCAATCACTGACACTATAGACATCGCTCCTAACCAGCGTGTTGGCACCAAGAG GTACATGGCTCCTGAGGTCCTGGATGAGACCATTAACATGAAACACTTTGACTCGTTCAAGTGTGCGGATATCTACGCCCTGGGGCTGGTTTACTGGGAAATAGCACGGCGCGCCAACACTGGAG GTATCCACGAGGAGTACCAGCTGCCCTACTTCGACCTGGTGCCCTCTGACCCCTCCATAGAGGAGATGAGGAAGGTGGTGTGCGATCAGAGGCTGAGGCCGAACGTTCCCAACTGGTGGCAGAGCTATGAG TCTCTGCGTGTGATGGGTAAGATCATGAGGGAGTGCTGGTACTCTAACGGAGCAGCCCGTCTCACTGCCCTGCGCATCAAGAAGACCCTGTCTCAGCtcagtgtggaggaggacaTCAAGATGTGA